From Nicotiana tabacum cultivar K326 chromosome 22, ASM71507v2, whole genome shotgun sequence, one genomic window encodes:
- the LOC142176064 gene encoding uncharacterized protein LOC142176064 translates to MAAYCLGGWYEGCRRIIGLDGCFLKGICKGQLLVAVSKDENNQMFPIAWAIVEVENSFTWTWFLKCVTHDLELQDGRDLTIMSDMQKGLLKAVSEVLPESEHRWCARHILENWSKDWRELERRNNFWRCARASCVAELNFHLDSLNMLGNGICESLLRYNKETWCRAYFNCDRKCDIIDNNMCDTFNAWILAARHKTIITMLKEIRVKMMERIGKLREFADTWICDISPIAMKVYQDNMAQSMRCTIKWNGEYGYEVEDTSLRVVLKHCVNMQAQTCTCRSWMLKGIPCAHAIAAMHFKNLDPINYISHWYHKSTYLKAYSTFI, encoded by the exons ATGGCTGCATACTGTctaggag GATGGTATGAGGGTTGCAGAAGGATAATTGGCCTTGATGGTTGTTTTCTAAAAGGCATTTGTAAGGGTCAACTTCTTGTAGCAGTATCAAAGGATGAAAATAATCAGATGTTTCCTATAGCTTGGGCCATTGTAGAGGTTGAGAACAGTTTCACTTGGACATGGTTTCTGAAGTGTGTgactcatgacttagagcttcaAGATGGAAGGGATCTTACTATCATGTCTGATATGCAAAAG gGATTGCTTAAAGCTGTATCAGAAGTGTTGCCTGAAAGTGAACATAGGTGGTGTGCCAGACATATATTAGAAAACTGGTCCAAAGATTGGAGAGAATTAGAGAGGAGAAACAACTTCTGGAGGTGTGCTAGAGCATCATGTGTAGCAGAACTGAATTTTCACCTGGACAGTTTGAATATGCTTGGGAATGGGATATGTGAGAGCCTCTTGAGGTATAACAAGGAAACCTGGTGTAGAGCATACTTCAACTGTGACAGGAAATGTGATATAATTGACAACAATATGTGCGATACATTTAATGCTTGGATACTTGCTGCTCGGCACAAGACAATTATCACAATGTTAAAGGAAATTAGAGTGAAGATGATGGAGAGAATAGGAAAGTTGAGGGAGTTTGCAGATACATGGATATGTGATATATCCCCAATTGCTATGAAGGTGTATCAGGATAACATGGCCCAATCTATGAGGTGTACAATCAAGTGGAATGGTGAATATGGCTATGAGGTTGAGGATACCTCATTAAGAGTGgtgctaaagcattgtgtgaaTATGCAAGCTCAAACTTGTACATGCAGGTCATGGATGCTGAAGGGTATCCCTTGTGCTCATGCCATTGCTGCTATGCATTTCAAGAACCTTGACCCAATTAACTACATATCTCACTGGTACCACAAATCCACCTATCTGAAGGCATATTCAACATTCATCTAG